The following coding sequences are from one Methanosarcina sp. WWM596 window:
- a CDS encoding RNA-binding domain-containing protein: MTSLPGAMTRLKCGSYWSKSMNRDELLEKLHTFEWNDFECKKASREVPEDAYKTVSAFANTAGGWLVFGVQERNRQLDIVGVEEVDRIQNNFLSTLRSGQKINRIIQVQEEKYQVEGKHLLVFYIPESPQNEKPIYLKGDPRQSYVRRGAGDEQCTQSELERFLRDSALQRYDSEPVNDIPVDRCFDEETVRWYQDQFFRRNPEQEEISDPLEFLLNWNYIVEQDNRMLPTRAGVLLFGKARYVRQLLPRPVLDYQRIDTTFELWSPEERWHDRYVFEENIFQTWRGLVARYMRIAEHPFSLDPDTLRRNDDPPDYVAFREAAINLLVHQDYGDHGRKASIKLFTDRTIFWNPGDAFSTEAELLDPTEKEVRNPSIIKAFRRIGLSDQAGTGIRSIYRNWHELGRMPPQIRNDKARKQFELVLFNKLLITERTLQFQRSLGVTLSAEQAELLALAVEQKRITLTDIRGLVGGTYREAKAAADYLVQQQLLEMLDDTLFELPDDLKNRYEKLSSVETLARSTTPEVTAGGTKLGPSWDQVGTKLGLSLDQMKLLTNFEGPHSITELMEWVERTNRTKFREQVLNPIIETRLIEMTIPDKPRSSKQKYRLTETGRALQAQLIHGEDQK, from the coding sequence TTGACCAGCTTACCAGGGGCAATGACCAGGCTAAAGTGCGGATCGTACTGGAGTAAGAGCATGAACAGGGATGAGCTGCTGGAGAAGCTCCACACCTTTGAGTGGAACGATTTTGAGTGCAAAAAAGCAAGCCGAGAAGTTCCTGAAGATGCTTACAAAACCGTATCCGCATTTGCCAATACAGCCGGAGGCTGGCTTGTTTTTGGTGTGCAGGAACGTAATAGGCAGCTAGATATTGTTGGCGTCGAAGAGGTGGACCGCATCCAAAATAATTTCCTCAGTACCCTTCGAAGTGGCCAGAAAATTAACAGGATAATTCAGGTCCAGGAAGAAAAATACCAAGTTGAAGGCAAGCACTTGCTGGTCTTTTACATTCCTGAAAGTCCCCAAAATGAAAAACCGATTTACCTTAAGGGCGATCCTCGCCAGTCATATGTCCGCCGTGGAGCCGGGGATGAACAGTGTACACAAAGTGAGCTGGAGCGGTTTTTGCGTGATTCTGCATTGCAGCGTTATGATAGTGAACCCGTAAATGATATTCCTGTAGACCGCTGTTTTGATGAAGAAACTGTTCGCTGGTATCAGGATCAGTTCTTTCGGCGCAATCCTGAACAGGAGGAGATAAGCGACCCGCTCGAGTTCTTGCTGAACTGGAATTATATTGTAGAGCAGGATAACCGCATGTTACCAACAAGAGCCGGAGTGCTGCTCTTTGGCAAAGCCCGGTATGTGCGCCAGTTGCTTCCCAGGCCAGTCCTTGACTACCAGCGTATAGACACTACCTTTGAACTCTGGTCACCGGAGGAACGTTGGCATGATCGCTATGTATTTGAGGAAAATATCTTCCAGACATGGCGGGGCCTGGTGGCACGCTACATGCGAATTGCCGAGCATCCTTTTTCACTTGACCCTGACACTTTGCGCCGTAATGATGACCCTCCAGACTATGTAGCTTTTCGAGAGGCTGCAATCAACCTGCTAGTGCATCAGGACTATGGAGACCACGGTCGTAAAGCATCAATCAAACTGTTCACAGACCGGACTATTTTCTGGAACCCGGGGGATGCCTTTTCTACTGAGGCTGAACTGCTGGACCCAACCGAAAAAGAAGTCCGGAACCCTTCCATTATCAAGGCATTTCGCCGAATCGGCCTGAGCGACCAGGCAGGCACTGGCATTCGTTCCATATACCGAAACTGGCATGAACTTGGCAGAATGCCTCCCCAAATCCGCAATGATAAGGCACGTAAGCAGTTTGAGCTGGTCCTTTTTAACAAATTACTGATTACTGAACGAACACTGCAATTCCAGCGTTCTCTTGGAGTTACCCTCTCGGCTGAGCAGGCTGAGTTACTGGCATTGGCTGTAGAACAGAAGCGCATTACACTTACCGATATCCGGGGACTGGTCGGGGGGACTTACAGGGAAGCAAAAGCCGCAGCCGACTACCTGGTGCAGCAACAACTGCTTGAGATGCTGGATGATACTTTGTTCGAGCTCCCCGATGACCTGAAAAACCGATACGAAAAACTGTCTTCTGTCGAGACCCTGGCAAGGAGTACCACCCCGGAAGTTACCGCTGGTGGGACCAAGTTGGGACCAAGTTGGGACCAAGTTGGGACTAAGTTGGGACTAAGTCTGGACCAGATGAAGCTATTGACTAACTTTGAAGGCCCTCACTCAATTACGGAGTTAATGGAGTGGGTGGAGCGGACAAACCGGACTAAATTCCGAGAACAGGTTCTTAATCCTATTATTGAAACCCGATTGATAGAGATGACCATTCCCGACAAACCCCGCAGCAGTAAACAGAAATACCGTCTGACGGAAACAGGCCGGGCACTGCAGGCACAATTAATACATGGTGAGGATCAAAAATGA
- a CDS encoding DNA methyltransferase → MSEQKTLDFDNTQAATQRSSKLTCLGLTFETDEERRNYFTEKLREKLQDPEFRKIEGFPIGSDEDILALSDPPYYTACPNPWIADFIKEWESQKPEKPEDYKYHREPFAADVSEGKNDPIYNAHSYHTKVPHKAIMRYILHYTEPGDIVFDGFCGTGMTGVAAQMCGDRSVVESLGYQVKSDGTIMQQETDEDGKTNWVPFSKLGVRRTVLNDLSPAATFIAYNYNTPVDVKAFEREAKRILKEVEEECGWMYETRHSDGQIGKIDYTVWSDVFVCPECSGEVVFWEAAVDTEVGKVNDDFPCPHCSAKLTKRNTERVWVTKYDSAIKETIRQAKQVPVLINYSVGGKRFEKKPDEFDLVLIEKIENSKIPYWFPTIELPDGYNTRQPKGSHGITHVHHFYTKRNLWNLAKTQELSNYRSPFSFIQTSMVLRSTIMNRIVVGYHFNGGGGANGAHLKGTLYVSSLPTETPVPPQIKNKSNANTKVFSLLKNDSRSIIFNQSSTSMDIPSNSLDYVFLDPPFGSNLNYSELNFLWESWLKVWTNNKPEAIENSVQGKGATEYRRLMTDCFKEVYRLLKPGRWMTVEFSNTKASVWNSIQTALVEAGFIIANVSALDKKQGSFKAVTTPTAVKQDLVISTYKPNGGFEKRFQVEATTEEGVWDFVRTHLDYLPVIKSQGSLLQMVPERDPRILFDQMVAYYVRKGYPVPISSQEFQIGLAQRFIERDGMYFLPEQVAEYDRKKMTKQVFQVKFFVSDEASAIQWLRQLLKEKPQTFQDINPLFMQELGGWSKNEQQLDLRELLNQNLLCYDGKGEVTSQIHSYLSTNWPEMRNLTKEDPKLVAKAKDRWYVPDPNKAGDLEKLRERSLLKEFEEYKQAKKKLKVFRLEAVRAGFKKAWQERDYSTIISVAEKIPNNVLEEDPKLLMWYDQAVTRMGSE, encoded by the coding sequence ATGAGCGAACAAAAAACACTGGACTTTGATAATACACAGGCAGCGACACAACGGAGCAGTAAGCTGACCTGTCTCGGCCTGACCTTCGAAACCGATGAGGAACGCCGGAATTACTTTACTGAAAAGCTGCGTGAGAAACTTCAGGACCCGGAGTTCCGCAAGATTGAAGGCTTTCCTATAGGTTCCGATGAAGATATTCTCGCTCTAAGTGATCCTCCTTATTATACTGCCTGCCCGAACCCCTGGATTGCTGATTTCATCAAAGAATGGGAATCCCAGAAACCCGAAAAGCCAGAGGACTACAAATACCACAGGGAACCCTTTGCAGCCGATGTGAGTGAAGGCAAGAACGATCCCATTTACAATGCTCATTCTTATCATACCAAAGTCCCGCACAAGGCTATTATGCGGTACATCCTCCACTACACCGAACCCGGAGACATTGTTTTCGACGGCTTCTGTGGAACCGGCATGACCGGTGTGGCTGCTCAGATGTGCGGAGATCGAAGTGTGGTTGAATCTCTAGGTTATCAGGTGAAATCCGATGGAACCATCATGCAGCAGGAGACTGATGAAGACGGAAAAACTAATTGGGTGCCGTTTTCAAAGCTTGGCGTGCGCCGGACAGTGTTGAATGATCTCTCTCCTGCAGCGACTTTCATTGCTTACAATTATAATACACCTGTGGACGTGAAGGCTTTTGAGAGAGAAGCAAAACGCATTTTGAAGGAAGTCGAGGAAGAGTGTGGCTGGATGTATGAGACCAGACATTCTGACGGCCAGATTGGAAAGATCGATTATACTGTCTGGTCGGATGTGTTTGTCTGTCCTGAATGTTCGGGTGAAGTGGTGTTCTGGGAAGCGGCTGTGGATACAGAAGTTGGCAAGGTAAATGACGATTTCCCATGCCCACATTGTTCGGCAAAACTTACTAAACGAAATACGGAAAGGGTATGGGTCACTAAATATGATTCAGCTATCAAGGAAACTATCAGGCAGGCCAAGCAGGTGCCTGTGCTGATTAACTATTCAGTAGGTGGAAAACGGTTTGAAAAAAAGCCTGATGAATTTGATTTAGTGCTGATAGAGAAGATTGAAAACAGTAAGATTCCGTATTGGTTCCCTACAATAGAATTGCCAGATGGCTATAATACTCGACAACCAAAGGGATCTCACGGCATCACCCATGTGCATCATTTTTATACCAAGCGGAATTTGTGGAATTTGGCAAAGACACAAGAATTGTCTAATTATCGTTCGCCCTTTAGTTTCATTCAAACATCTATGGTCTTACGATCAACTATAATGAATCGTATTGTTGTTGGATATCATTTCAATGGAGGCGGCGGTGCAAATGGAGCGCATCTTAAAGGAACATTGTATGTTTCTTCTCTACCAACTGAGACTCCAGTCCCACCTCAGATAAAAAACAAGTCTAACGCAAATACTAAAGTATTTTCTCTTCTGAAGAATGATTCCAGATCTATAATTTTCAATCAATCTTCAACAAGTATGGATATCCCCTCTAATTCATTAGATTATGTTTTTCTCGACCCACCTTTTGGCTCAAACCTCAACTATTCTGAGTTAAACTTCTTATGGGAATCTTGGCTTAAAGTTTGGACCAACAATAAACCGGAAGCAATTGAAAACAGCGTCCAAGGTAAGGGAGCAACAGAATACCGCCGTTTAATGACCGATTGTTTTAAAGAAGTTTATCGTTTGCTCAAACCTGGTCGCTGGATGACAGTTGAATTCTCCAATACCAAGGCTTCAGTATGGAATAGCATTCAAACAGCTCTTGTAGAAGCGGGTTTCATAATTGCTAACGTATCGGCTTTGGACAAAAAGCAAGGCAGTTTTAAGGCAGTTACAACTCCAACAGCTGTCAAGCAAGACCTCGTTATCTCCACTTACAAACCCAACGGTGGATTCGAAAAGCGATTCCAAGTAGAAGCCACCACTGAAGAAGGCGTCTGGGATTTTGTCAGGACGCATCTGGACTACTTGCCAGTCATCAAAAGCCAGGGATCCCTGTTGCAGATGGTGCCTGAACGTGACCCCCGCATTCTGTTTGACCAGATGGTAGCCTACTACGTCCGCAAGGGCTACCCAGTCCCCATCTCCAGCCAAGAATTCCAGATTGGACTGGCCCAGCGTTTCATTGAACGTGATGGGATGTACTTCCTGCCCGAACAGGTTGCCGAATACGACCGCAAGAAGATGACGAAGCAGGTTTTTCAGGTGAAGTTTTTTGTCTCTGACGAAGCTTCGGCTATCCAGTGGCTGCGCCAGCTTCTCAAGGAAAAGCCGCAGACTTTCCAGGACATAAACCCTCTATTCATGCAGGAACTCGGGGGCTGGAGCAAGAACGAGCAACAACTGGACCTCCGGGAACTGCTGAACCAGAACCTCCTCTGTTATGACGGAAAAGGCGAAGTGACAAGTCAAATCCACAGTTATCTCTCAACAAACTGGCCTGAAATGCGGAACCTCACTAAGGAAGATCCGAAGCTGGTCGCAAAAGCAAAGGACCGCTGGTATGTTCCAGATCCAAACAAAGCAGGCGATTTAGAGAAGCTTCGTGAAAGATCGCTGCTCAAGGAATTCGAAGAGTATAAGCAGGCCAAGAAGAAACTGAAGGTATTCAGGCTGGAGGCGGTCCGGGCCGGATTTAAGAAAGCCTGGCAGGAGAGGGACTATTCCACTATTATCTCAGTGGCTGAAAAAATCCCCAATAATGTTTTAGAAGAAGATCCGAAACTGCTCATGTGGTATGATCAGGCAGTGACGAGGATGGGAAGTGAGTGA